The nucleotide window GGCGCAGCGTTGCTGCCCCAAAATACGTCAGGCAAGGCGCGAGGAGAGAGGTTTGGCGTGTCTAAATGAACGACGAGCAACGCAGCATGACGGATTTTGGGGCGCAACCCCGCGGGACGGGGCCGTTCCCGTGTCCAACCGCGTTGCGGTTCGCTGATATACGTCTAGTACACTGCGCTCACAGCGCCTTGTTGGCCACAACAACGGCCACCGTCGCTGCGTCACGCGTAGTGTGAACAGGCCCTAGGGAAGCTTGTTTGGCGACTCAGCCGGCGATAGCAGCCCGGCGCAGCCGATCATTCAAGCCTTGGGGCGGCACATCCCTGTGCCGTGAGCAAAGCGGGCTTCCGCGCTTATTGACCCGCAGCAGGCGCAGGTGCGGCGGCGCCTTCGGGGGCCGCGGCGGGCTGCTTGGCCATGCCGAGGCCCTGCGCTTCACGACCGACCGCTTCAGGCACGCGAATCTCGTGCTTCGCCAGCAGGCTCTCGATGTACTGCGAGGCGACCTTGCGCTGCACGTCCTGGATGCGGGCCTGCTTGAACTGGTCAAACGGCACCGGCTCGCCTTCGCGGCGGTCTTCGAGCAGGATCACATGCCAGCCGAAACGGGTCTGCACCGGGGTCTTGCTGTAATGACCGGGCTCCAGCGCCGCGGTGGCCTCCGAAAACTGCGCGACCATCTGCTTCGGTGAGAACCAGCCGAGGTCGCCGCCGCGCGGACCGGACGGTCCGGTCGACTTTTCTTTCGCAAGTTCGGCAAAGTCCGCACCGCCATCAAGGGCCGTGATGAGGTCGCGGGCGGTCTGCTCTTCCTCGACGAGGATGTGGCGCGCCTTGTATTCCATGTTCTTGTTCTCGGCGAGGTCCTTGTCGTACTCGGCCTTCAGCGCATCGTTGTCCGGCAGCGAGCGGACGATCTGGGCACGCAGCGCGGCGGAGCTGAGCACCTTGGTGCGAGCGTATTCGAGTTCCCCACTGACCTGCGGTTGCAGTTCGAGGTTCTCTGCGAGCGCCGCGCGCTTGAGCACCTCGAGCGTGAGGAAGTCGCGCAGCGTGTTCGCGTAGGTCTGCATGTTCTCTTTCAGCGTCGACGGGTTGACGCCATGTTCGGCGACGAAAATCGCAAAGCTCAGCGCGCTGACGGGTTCGCCGTCGATCAGCGCGACCGCGTCGGCGGCCGGTTTCGCGGCGGCATCCGGCTGCGCACCGGCATCGGCGGCCTTCGTCGGCATCAGACTCGCGGGAGCGGCATCACCGGCCGGTGCGGCGGCGGACTTCTTGTCGTCATTGCATCCGGCGAGCAGCAGCAGCGCGGCGGCGCCGGCAATGACAGTCGTACGTTTCATTTCCAGGGATCTCCGTTACAGGTCAGGTTTCGGGGCTTGTGGGTTCATCCGGCGCGAACGCCTGGATGCTCAGTGCGTGAATGTCGGTTTGCATGGCGTCGCCGAGTGCGGCATACACAAGCCGGTGACGCTGAATCGGCGTGCGGCCGGCAAAATCGCGCGCGACGACACGCACGCGGAAATGGCCGCCACCGCTTTCGATCGCGCCGCGATGCCCGGCGTGCTTGTGGCTTTCGTCGACGATGTCCAGGGACAGCACGTCGAGTCCGGCCGACAGGCGTTCGCGAATCATCGCCACGCGCGCGCCCATGTTCAGGGCAGCACCTTGCGATAGGGCTTCACGCGCACCGTGTCGTAGACGCCGGCGGCGCGGTAGGGATCGTCGCTGGCCCACTGCCGGGCCGCTTCGAGGCTGTCGAATTCCGCGACGATCAGGCTGCCGGTAAAGCCTTCGGGCCCCGGGTCCTCGGCATCAATCGCCGGATGCGGACCGGCCAGCACCAAGCGGCCCTCGTCGCGCAGCTTCAGCAGACGCGCCACGTGATCGGGGCGGGCCGCAAGCCGCTGTTCGAGCGTGCCGGGGGCGTCTTCGGCGATGATCGCGTAGAGCATCTCAGGCCTCGTCGGTCGTGCCGCCGTCGGCGGGCGGCAGGTGTTTCGCAAGCCAGAACGCCTGCGCGATGACGAACACGACGGTCATCCCGAGCACGCCGAACAGCTTGAACTGCACCCAGATCTCTTCGCTGCCCTGTGCCGCCTGACAAAGGCCCAGGGCCTGCTCGGCGACCTGGGTGACGCAGTCGACTTCCTTGAGTTCGACCTTCGGGTCGAGCGTCGACGCACCGAGCAGCACGTCGCGGGCGGCCAGTGCGTCGCGCGCGAAATAGATGTTCACGAGCCCGACCAGCCCAAAAAAGCCGGCCCAGAGCAGATTCAGTCGCTTCCAGATCGCATCGGGCAGTTCCACGGCCTGGGCCATCATGCGCTGGATCAGCGGGCGTCCGCCGATCAGCGGGCTGGCGAGAAACGCCAGCGCGAATGCCCAGTTCACCGCCGTGACCTTCCACATGATGAACTTCGGGTCGCGCAGGATCAGCGTGGCGCCGCCGAGCACGACGATCAGCACGAGCGTGATGACATGCATGTTCTCGACGCGCTTGTGCCGCAGCCACATGTAGAGCACCTGCGCCACGCCGGCGACGATGGCCACCGCGGTTGCGGTGAATATGCCCCATACGCTGTAGGCGACGAAAAACAGCAGGATCGGAAAAAAATCAAATAAGAGCTTCATGCATACGATCCGTTCAGTGCGGGGTCGGCCGGTCGGCCCGGGCGCGGTGCCGGTCTTCGGCCAGGTTGCCCCACTGCGGTGCCCGGGCGATCGCCGTGCGTCGGTGCGAGAAGGGGCATCTGACCAGTCCCCCGCGAATGAGTTCGCTCCGCTGCGCGGGCGTTCTGCGGCGATGGCGGTTGCATAACCGATCCATTGTACGGCAACCCGCATGCGGGCGCCGTCGCCGGTACAATGACGGGCTGCCATGAACTTCGATCTGCACAGTCACAGCCGGTTTTCCGACGGCACGCTCGCACCGGCGGACCTCGTCGCGCAGGCGCGCGTGGCCGGTGTCGACGTGCTGGCGCTGACCGATCACGATACGACCGACGGCCTCGCCGAGGCCCGTGCGGCCAGCCGCCTCCACGGGATCGAGCTGGTCGCCGGGGTGGAAATCTCCGTCGAGTGGCGCGGGCGGACCGTGCATGTCGTGGGGCTCGGCATCGACGCGGCGCATCCGGCAATGGTGGCGGGCCTGGCCTTCCAGGCCGGCCGCCGCGCCGCACGCGCCATTGCGATCGGCGAGCGGCTGGAGCGTTCCGGGATCGGGGGTGCCTATGCCGATGCGGCCGCAATCGCCTCTGACAGCGGCGTTTCGCGCACGCACTTCGCGCGGGTGCTGGTCGGGCGGGGTGTCGTGCCCGACGCCCGTCGCGCATTCACCCGCTACCTGCGCGAGGGTAAGCCCGGCTGGGTGCGGGCGGGCTGGGCAACGCTCGAGCAGGCGGTCGGCTGGATTCGCACCGCCGGCGGGGTTGCGGTCATCGCTCATCCGGCCCGCTACGATCTGACCCATGCGCGCCTCAACGAACTGTGCGAGGAATTTGAGGCCGCCGGCGGCGAGGCCATCGAAGTGGTCTGCGGCAGCCACGGGCCGGAAGACGTGCGGCGCATCAGCGTTCTGGCGCGCACGCGCGGGCTCTACGCCTCGGCCGGGTCGGATTTTCACGGACCGGGTCAGGGTTACCGCGAACTCGGCCGCCTCGATCCGTTGCCGCCCGGTCTCGACCCGGTCTGGCTCGCGCCGCCGCTCGCGGCCCATTTGCAGGCTGCCTGAACCCATGGCGCAGTACTTCGAGATTCACCCGGAAAACCCGCAGGCGCGGCTGATCCAGCGCGCGGTGGAGATCGTGCGCGAGGGCGGGATCATTGCCTATCCGACGGATTCCAGTTACGCGCTGGGCTGCCACATCGGCGACAAACAGGCGGCAGATCGCATCCGTCGCGTGCGTCAGGTCGACGATCGTCACAACATGACGCTGGTCTGTCGCGACCTTTCGGAACTCGGCATCTACGCGCGGGTGGAAAACCGCGACTACCGGCTGCTCAAGGCGCTCACCCCTGGCGCCTACACGTTCATCCTGCACGCAACGCGCGAGGTGCCGCGG belongs to Chromatiales bacterium and includes:
- a CDS encoding peptidylprolyl isomerase; this encodes MKRTTVIAGAAALLLLAGCNDDKKSAAAPAGDAAPASLMPTKAADAGAQPDAAAKPAADAVALIDGEPVSALSFAIFVAEHGVNPSTLKENMQTYANTLRDFLTLEVLKRAALAENLELQPQVSGELEYARTKVLSSAALRAQIVRSLPDNDALKAEYDKDLAENKNMEYKARHILVEEEQTARDLITALDGGADFAELAKEKSTGPSGPRGGDLGWFSPKQMVAQFSEATAALEPGHYSKTPVQTRFGWHVILLEDRREGEPVPFDQFKQARIQDVQRKVASQYIESLLAKHEIRVPEAVGREAQGLGMAKQPAAAPEGAAAPAPAAGQ
- a CDS encoding PHP domain-containing protein; this encodes MNFDLHSHSRFSDGTLAPADLVAQARVAGVDVLALTDHDTTDGLAEARAASRLHGIELVAGVEISVEWRGRTVHVVGLGIDAAHPAMVAGLAFQAGRRAARAIAIGERLERSGIGGAYADAAAIASDSGVSRTHFARVLVGRGVVPDARRAFTRYLREGKPGWVRAGWATLEQAVGWIRTAGGVAVIAHPARYDLTHARLNELCEEFEAAGGEAIEVVCGSHGPEDVRRISVLARTRGLYASAGSDFHGPGQGYRELGRLDPLPPGLDPVWLAPPLAAHLQAA
- a CDS encoding threonylcarbamoyl-AMP synthase, which produces MAQYFEIHPENPQARLIQRAVEIVREGGIIAYPTDSSYALGCHIGDKQAADRIRRVRQVDDRHNMTLVCRDLSELGIYARVENRDYRLLKALTPGAYTFILHATREVPRRLFHPKRKTIGLRVPEHRIALALLAALNEPLLSSTLILPGEAMPLNDPYEIRDRLGAQIDLVIDGGACPAEPTSVVDLTGDAPAVLRVGRGDVSVLE
- a CDS encoding BolA family transcriptional regulator; this translates as MIRERLSAGLDVLSLDIVDESHKHAGHRGAIESGGGHFRVRVVARDFAGRTPIQRHRLVYAALGDAMQTDIHALSIQAFAPDEPTSPET
- a CDS encoding YciI family protein, which encodes MLYAIIAEDAPGTLEQRLAARPDHVARLLKLRDEGRLVLAGPHPAIDAEDPGPEGFTGSLIVAEFDSLEAARQWASDDPYRAAGVYDTVRVKPYRKVLP
- a CDS encoding septation protein A produces the protein MKLLFDFFPILLFFVAYSVWGIFTATAVAIVAGVAQVLYMWLRHKRVENMHVITLVLIVVLGGATLILRDPKFIMWKVTAVNWAFALAFLASPLIGGRPLIQRMMAQAVELPDAIWKRLNLLWAGFFGLVGLVNIYFARDALAARDVLLGASTLDPKVELKEVDCVTQVAEQALGLCQAAQGSEEIWVQFKLFGVLGMTVVFVIAQAFWLAKHLPPADGGTTDEA